TCAGCCATCAGATATTAATAACTTATTGCATTTAATTCAGCTATCTATCCAGCAGGAAAAGTTTAGCGGCGAGGAGTTGAAAGAGTGGGGAGTCATTGAGCTACTACAGACAGAACCGCCTATAGCACTTGACCCTGATTTGTTGCTACAGGTGCTGAGGAGTGTTTTAAAGGCTGCTTTTTTGCACCCTTCATCGCTGGAATTAGTGGAAGCTGCGCTAAGCTACGTCCAAGAGTCCCAACGTTGGATGGATATATTAGTGCCAGCAGCGATGGAAATTGCTTACTCATGGCGGCGACCTGGCATTGCGGCCCGATTGGGAGAATTTTATCGACGGATCGATGGTGATAACGTAGAACTTTTGCGGCATTTAGCTGCGTTTTATCAAAATGCTGGTGAATATCAGCAAGGGATAGAGACAGCTAAATTGTGCTATTCCCTCTTAGAAGAATTGCCAGATAAGGTGTTTGCCAATAACTTAATTCTTAGGGGAACGATCACTCCGGGGGGATATTGGGAAGAAGCTTGTGCGCTCTCGCAGCATCAGGAATCATTGTTAGTATCGCTAGTAGAAGCCCAACCGAAATCGCTCTCTCAACTTCAAGTTTCAAGACTCTTCAATTCGGCCAACTTTTTTGCACCCTATATTAAAGATGAACCCCATAAAATCAGGACTCTTAGAAATCAAGTTCTTCAGCTTGGCCACGCTAACGTTGAAATTTATGCTCAGGAACGCATTGAACGATACCGACAACGGCATTTACAGCGACAATTAGAGCCTCTTACTAAACCTTTAAAAATTGGATACCTCTCTTCTTGTCTAAGAGAACATTCGGTTGGCTGGTTAGCTCGATGGGTTTTTCAGTATCATGATCGTGATCGCTTTCAAATTAATACTTATTTTGTTAACTACCAACGAAATTACGATCCCTTGCATGAATGGTATATCAGTAAGTCTGATAAAATTCATTACTCGATCAATAGTTGGGAAATAGCAGACCAAATTCATCACGATGGAATTGATATTTTGGTTGATCTTGACAGCTTGACTGTAGATATTAGCTGTGAAGTTATGATGCTAAAATCGGCACCCGTTCAGGTGACTTGGTTGGGCTGGGATGCTTCGGGAGTTCCAACGGTGGATTACTTTATTGCCGATCCCTATGTTTTACCGGAATCTGCCCAAAATTACTACACAGAAAAAATCTGGCGCTTGCCCGAAACTTATTTAGCAATCGATGGATTTGAGGTTGGAGTACCCACGATCCGGCGCGATCAGCTTAATATTCCTAGCGATGCGGTGGTCTACTACTGCGGTCAGAGAGGCTTCAAGCGACACCCTGATACGGCACGACTGCAAATGCAAATTCTCAAAGAGGTTCCGAATAGCTACTTGTTGATTAAAGGGATAGGGGATGAAGACTCGCTCAAAAGCTTTTTTACTCAACTGGCGGAAGAAGAAGGTGTGGATGGTGATAGACTGCGATTTCTGCCGATAGTGCCTTTAGAAGCCGTTCATCGAGCTAACCTAGGCATCGCTGATGTCGTGCTGGATACTTATCCCTATAATGGGGCTACCACAACGATGGAAACTCTGT
The Microcoleus sp. FACHB-672 DNA segment above includes these coding regions:
- a CDS encoding O-linked N-acetylglucosamine transferase, SPINDLY family protein; this encodes MTFAASSNTELLTRQQQIQQCLIEGNYNQAASFCEQAIEAEPEVKSHYWNLGLMLLLQGKEDEASTTWLLGMVEGDPNQVDQWTAELMQVLQAEAERREKLEDYSIAWLMRGHIREIQPSDINNLLHLIQLSIQQEKFSGEELKEWGVIELLQTEPPIALDPDLLLQVLRSVLKAAFLHPSSLELVEAALSYVQESQRWMDILVPAAMEIAYSWRRPGIAARLGEFYRRIDGDNVELLRHLAAFYQNAGEYQQGIETAKLCYSLLEELPDKVFANNLILRGTITPGGYWEEACALSQHQESLLVSLVEAQPKSLSQLQVSRLFNSANFFAPYIKDEPHKIRTLRNQVLQLGHANVEIYAQERIERYRQRHLQRQLEPLTKPLKIGYLSSCLREHSVGWLARWVFQYHDRDRFQINTYFVNYQRNYDPLHEWYISKSDKIHYSINSWEIADQIHHDGIDILVDLDSLTVDISCEVMMLKSAPVQVTWLGWDASGVPTVDYFIADPYVLPESAQNYYTEKIWRLPETYLAIDGFEVGVPTIRRDQLNIPSDAVVYYCGQRGFKRHPDTARLQMQILKEVPNSYLLIKGIGDEDSLKSFFTQLAEEEGVDGDRLRFLPIVPLEAVHRANLGIADVVLDTYPYNGATTTMETLWMGIPMVTRVGEQFAARNSYTMMINAGIKEGIAWTNEEYIEWGILLGKDQALRQQISWKLRASRQTAPLWNAEKFTYEMEQAYEQMWRNYLQGSSS